In Ruminiclostridium papyrosolvens DSM 2782, the following proteins share a genomic window:
- a CDS encoding SIS domain-containing protein has protein sequence MENYFQDFHSYITNKIEKFYNTQIDNLNAAADLITNSVINDGKFFVTGTGHSHMIAEEFYTRAGGFANVYPILPSEFMLHEHPLKSTAVERVAEYAEVIMHIYKIKQGDVVLIASNSGRNGMIVELAKLVRENGAQVIALTNPRKPENEKSRHPSGKYLYQYADVVIDNCTGTGDADYFVKEAGTCMGAVSTITGAYAAQFISIILAKKLSLKGIIPSVFKSSNMDGGDEWNKRLFERYYGV, from the coding sequence ATGGAAAATTATTTTCAGGATTTTCACAGCTACATAACTAATAAAATAGAGAAATTTTATAATACTCAAATTGATAACCTGAATGCTGCAGCTGACCTGATAACTAACAGCGTTATTAATGACGGGAAATTTTTTGTTACAGGTACGGGACATTCACATATGATAGCCGAGGAGTTCTATACAAGAGCAGGCGGTTTTGCAAATGTATATCCTATACTTCCATCTGAATTTATGTTGCATGAGCATCCTCTAAAAAGTACTGCCGTTGAGAGAGTTGCCGAGTATGCTGAGGTCATTATGCATATATACAAAATTAAACAGGGAGATGTAGTGCTGATAGCTTCTAATTCCGGCAGAAACGGTATGATTGTGGAGCTGGCAAAGCTTGTACGGGAGAATGGGGCACAGGTTATAGCCCTCACTAATCCAAGGAAACCTGAGAACGAAAAATCCAGACATCCAAGCGGAAAATATCTTTATCAATATGCTGATGTTGTCATTGATAACTGTACGGGAACAGGAGATGCCGATTATTTCGTAAAGGAGGCCGGCACGTGTATGGGGGCTGTATCAACAATTACAGGAGCCTATGCAGCGCAGTTTATTTCAATAATACTGGCCAAAAAGCTGTCTTTAAAAGGAATAATTCCTTCAGTTTTTAAAAGCTCAAATATGGATGGCGGAGATGAATGGAATAAAAGGCTATTTGAAAGATATTACGGAGTTTAG
- a CDS encoding SIS domain-containing protein: MTNTTKMWQEILEQPSVLERCKSSSEAVILNIVEHLKKQHIESVVIAARGTSDHAGVYAKYIIEYALEIPVALAAPSIFTTYGKHLNMKNCLVIGISQSGKAADVLEVIKSANSCGATTVSITNDTQSPLATESRFHLFCNAGLEKSVAATKTFTSQLYLIALLVAAWSGNETMEKELSLIPKNITKVILTSAEHIKNKAERYLYMNECFILTRGMNYSIALEAALKIQETSYVRAKAYSVSDFHHGPFAMIEKDMPVFVYAPQGPALKDIIEMINKLKECQAEIIVISNSKEVLEMGNCSFEIPQTDNDMISPFYNVVIAQMFACNLSLTKGLNPDCPRGLNKVTITK, translated from the coding sequence ATGACAAATACGACAAAAATGTGGCAAGAAATACTGGAACAACCAAGTGTTCTTGAAAGGTGCAAGAGTTCAAGCGAAGCTGTTATATTAAATATAGTTGAACACTTGAAAAAGCAACATATTGAATCTGTAGTAATTGCAGCAAGAGGTACTTCAGATCATGCAGGAGTATATGCAAAATACATTATTGAATACGCTTTGGAAATACCGGTAGCACTGGCTGCGCCTTCTATATTTACTACCTACGGCAAGCATTTAAATATGAAAAACTGCCTGGTAATAGGAATATCCCAGTCAGGAAAAGCTGCTGACGTTCTTGAGGTTATAAAAAGTGCAAATAGCTGCGGCGCAACAACAGTCAGTATCACTAATGATACTCAGTCTCCCCTTGCCACTGAATCAAGGTTCCATCTTTTCTGCAATGCAGGTCTTGAAAAAAGTGTAGCGGCAACAAAAACATTTACATCTCAGCTATATCTTATAGCTCTGCTGGTTGCCGCATGGTCCGGTAATGAGACTATGGAAAAGGAGCTTTCTCTTATTCCCAAAAACATCACTAAAGTTATTCTAACTTCTGCCGAGCATATTAAAAACAAGGCTGAACGCTATCTTTATATGAATGAATGTTTTATACTTACCAGAGGTATGAATTATTCAATAGCCCTTGAAGCAGCACTAAAAATCCAAGAAACCTCTTATGTACGTGCAAAGGCCTATTCAGTATCTGATTTTCACCACGGCCCCTTTGCCATGATTGAAAAGGATATGCCGGTTTTTGTATATGCTCCCCAAGGGCCTGCTTTAAAGGATATCATTGAGATGATTAATAAATTGAAGGAGTGTCAGGCCGAAATTATAGTTATTTCCAATAGCAAGGAAGTACTTGAAATGGGTAACTGTTCCTTTGAAATTCCACAAACTGATAATGATATGATTTCTCCGTTTTATAACGTGGTTATAGCCCAGATGTTTGCATGTAACCTATCACTGACAAAAGGCTTAAACCCCGATTGTCCCAGAGGTCTTAACAAAGTAACAATTACTAAGTAA
- a CDS encoding sugar phosphate nucleotidyltransferase → MALKKSAVILAAGVGSKMFPFSTVRSKTTIKIAGIPLIRYNAQKLAQMGCEDIVVVTLSSYQREIEACLSPLENINIVCVNENYGSADSLASGADACTNDNILVLYGDTIIDERDFEILYWEVEPAALLYPLSETAKNWIGATVSDNRIGEIGAHYRGSLITHQFAAFNLDINIISQIIKAPDYFPNVKCGVGVPRERFVEAGLIKPVQQGQIKAIEGQGIFFDIDKPWHMLAANEQMVKIRTGKLKENKLAEGAGISQRAIVRGFVELGKNSVIGDNVVIEGNVIAGENTVIDNGAIISGSAVIGDNTKIRNYCHIYDGVSIGSECILDHGSEFIGGLMMDKVYLYHYCEMYGALGNYVDIGAATVCGTLRFDDGSPSQRVKGRIEIPLSYGDAIYIGDYCRTGVNAILMPGCKIGSYSVVGPGVILTGDVEENSLIQVKQELTIKKWGYEKYGW, encoded by the coding sequence ATGGCATTAAAAAAGAGTGCAGTTATTCTTGCTGCCGGAGTGGGCAGCAAAATGTTCCCTTTTAGTACCGTAAGATCAAAGACAACTATAAAAATTGCAGGAATACCTTTAATAAGATACAATGCCCAAAAGCTGGCTCAAATGGGGTGCGAAGACATTGTAGTAGTGACCTTGTCTTCGTACCAAAGGGAAATTGAAGCTTGCTTATCTCCTCTTGAAAATATAAATATAGTTTGCGTCAATGAAAATTATGGTAGTGCCGACAGCCTTGCTTCGGGAGCTGATGCGTGTACCAATGATAACATTTTAGTATTATATGGTGACACAATAATTGACGAAAGGGATTTTGAAATACTTTACTGGGAAGTTGAACCCGCAGCACTTTTGTATCCCTTGTCAGAAACAGCAAAAAATTGGATAGGAGCAACGGTTTCAGACAATAGGATAGGTGAAATAGGAGCTCATTACAGGGGCAGCCTTATAACACACCAGTTTGCAGCTTTCAATTTGGACATTAACATAATATCTCAAATAATAAAAGCACCGGATTATTTCCCGAATGTAAAATGCGGAGTTGGAGTTCCAAGAGAACGTTTCGTTGAAGCCGGACTCATAAAACCTGTACAGCAGGGTCAAATCAAAGCAATAGAAGGCCAAGGTATTTTTTTTGATATAGATAAACCCTGGCATATGTTAGCAGCAAATGAACAAATGGTCAAAATAAGGACGGGGAAGTTGAAAGAAAATAAATTGGCAGAAGGAGCCGGTATTTCTCAAAGAGCTATTGTCAGAGGTTTCGTTGAGCTTGGAAAAAACTCTGTAATAGGTGACAACGTTGTCATAGAAGGTAATGTTATTGCAGGTGAGAATACGGTTATTGACAATGGTGCAATAATCAGCGGAAGTGCTGTAATTGGGGATAATACAAAAATAAGAAACTACTGTCATATTTATGATGGAGTATCAATCGGGTCAGAATGTATTCTAGATCATGGCTCTGAATTTATAGGGGGCTTAATGATGGATAAGGTTTACCTGTATCATTACTGTGAAATGTATGGAGCCTTGGGAAACTATGTTGATATTGGTGCGGCTACCGTATGTGGCACCTTACGTTTTGATGATGGTAGTCCAAGTCAGAGGGTAAAAGGCAGGATTGAAATTCCTTTATCCTATGGAGATGCTATTTATATTGGAGATTACTGCCGTACAGGTGTGAATGCCATTCTGATGCCCGGTTGCAAGATAGGCTCTTACAGTGTTGTAGGGCCTGGAGTTATATTAACGGGTGATGTTGAAGAAAACAGTCTTATACAGGTTAAGCAGGAGCTTACAATTAAAAAATGGGGTTATGAAAAATACGGGTGGTAA
- a CDS encoding S-layer homology domain-containing protein has protein sequence MKRHSFKKAIILAVVAALLLTCAPLVSMAQSFDDVSKGFWAGEAIEKWSDAQVLAGSNGKFRPNDQITRAEFAAVLNKIMKYDKGNAVFSDVKSSDWFYKHITAVASAGIMNGYDGKAMPNAIIKRQDAAIMIKKAFSIKKASSSPSFGDSDKISDYALEAVAALFEKEFVSGKPGKLFDPQGGLTRAEAVKIVSNVIPNYIYKPGTYTKLAKGNVVINCSGVIIKDADITGDLIVAPSVKDTVTLVDVKVAGSVITSGKAVVKEETTTPTKPTDTSTTPTTPTNPTEKPYCDTYANALVSSKVPQYIKDYIKIQHGTEIMTYKFVIKPSVFPVGDNVTTSVFSTNREYLWIGNTQGLIRLKVSDGKQENFNDKLKETDVKLLIDDEENGVWAITTGYVTHIPVQK, from the coding sequence ATGAAAAGGCACTCATTCAAAAAAGCTATTATTTTAGCAGTAGTTGCGGCCTTACTGTTGACCTGCGCTCCTTTAGTTTCCATGGCTCAGTCCTTTGATGATGTAAGTAAGGGATTTTGGGCGGGAGAGGCTATTGAAAAATGGAGTGATGCACAGGTATTGGCAGGGTCAAATGGAAAGTTCAGACCAAATGACCAAATAACAAGAGCAGAATTTGCGGCGGTACTTAACAAAATAATGAAGTATGACAAAGGAAACGCGGTATTCAGCGATGTAAAATCATCTGATTGGTTTTACAAGCATATAACTGCTGTTGCCTCAGCAGGAATTATGAACGGATATGATGGTAAGGCCATGCCTAATGCTATTATAAAAAGGCAGGATGCAGCTATAATGATAAAAAAAGCATTTAGCATAAAAAAAGCAAGCTCTTCCCCTTCATTTGGTGATTCTGATAAAATATCCGATTATGCGCTGGAGGCTGTTGCAGCATTATTTGAAAAGGAATTTGTATCAGGTAAGCCCGGTAAATTATTTGATCCTCAGGGTGGATTGACACGTGCAGAAGCTGTGAAAATAGTTTCCAATGTTATACCAAACTATATATATAAGCCCGGAACTTATACCAAGCTTGCAAAGGGAAACGTAGTAATAAACTGCTCCGGAGTTATAATAAAGGATGCAGATATTACGGGAGATCTTATAGTTGCTCCAAGTGTCAAAGATACAGTCACACTTGTTGATGTAAAAGTAGCAGGTTCAGTTATCACGTCAGGAAAAGCCGTAGTTAAAGAAGAAACTACTACACCGACTAAGCCAACAGATACATCTACAACCCCCACAACCCCTACTAATCCGACAGAAAAACCATACTGTGATACCTACGCAAATGCTCTGGTTTCAAGTAAGGTACCTCAGTATATTAAGGATTATATAAAAATACAACACGGTACTGAAATTATGACATATAAATTTGTAATTAAACCATCTGTATTCCCGGTTGGAGACAATGTAACAACATCAGTATTCAGTACAAACAGAGAATATTTGTGGATAGGAAACACTCAGGGGTTAATACGTCTGAAGGTTAGTGATGGGAAACAAGAGAATTTCAATGACAAGTTAAAAGAAACTGATGTAAAACTCTTAATTGACGATGAAGAAAATGGAGTATGGGCAATCACCACTGGATATGTTACACATATTCCGGTTCAAAAATAA
- a CDS encoding LysE family transporter, whose product MANLLEFLSYVFVSNISPGPNAILSMSHAGKFGFKKSVLFNFGVSTGVFVVLLLCGFFSRIIFDIFPDLQPIMVWVGASYILWLAWNTLRSNPDTKSNYNEEKGNLFFKGVVLQFVNPNTILYGITVFSTFILPQYRSPLILIMFCIPLSFASFFCTACWTVFGVVFQKIISKHTKIVNALLALLLAYCAVSLVIKTL is encoded by the coding sequence ATGGCAAATCTTTTGGAATTTTTATCATATGTTTTTGTATCCAATATTTCTCCGGGGCCGAATGCAATCCTATCAATGTCCCATGCCGGAAAGTTTGGATTTAAGAAAAGTGTCCTATTTAATTTTGGCGTATCTACAGGTGTATTCGTTGTACTGCTTTTATGTGGCTTTTTCAGCCGGATTATATTTGATATTTTTCCTGACTTGCAGCCAATTATGGTTTGGGTTGGAGCCTCATATATATTGTGGTTAGCTTGGAATACACTCAGAAGCAATCCTGATACAAAAAGCAATTACAACGAAGAAAAAGGAAATTTATTTTTTAAGGGTGTTGTTTTGCAATTTGTAAATCCCAATACGATTTTATATGGAATAACTGTTTTCTCAACATTTATTCTACCGCAATACAGATCACCTCTAATTTTAATAATGTTTTGTATTCCGCTTTCTTTTGCTTCCTTTTTCTGTACAGCTTGTTGGACTGTGTTTGGCGTAGTATTTCAAAAAATAATTTCAAAGCATACAAAAATTGTTAATGCTCTTTTGGCATTGTTGTTAGCATATTGTGCTGTTTCCTTAGTTATAAAAACACTTTAG
- a CDS encoding helix-turn-helix domain-containing protein has translation MDNLSNIISENLKRVREEKKLSLDTVAKLSGVSKSMLGQIERCEVNPTVSTMWKIANGLKVSFSQLVNHTETNVEIVDIKNLKPLLEDEGRVRIYPTFSFDSTRRFEIYSLEFQTNGYLSTEPHLQGVQEFLTVYSGELTVTVGEKSFVVHEGKAIRFKADEPHSYKNTGGANCLLDMVIFYPD, from the coding sequence ATGGATAATCTTAGTAACATAATTTCTGAGAACTTAAAAAGAGTAAGAGAAGAAAAAAAGCTGAGCCTTGATACAGTGGCAAAGCTTTCGGGCGTGAGTAAAAGTATGCTTGGTCAAATTGAGCGTTGTGAAGTAAACCCAACAGTATCAACTATGTGGAAAATTGCAAACGGGCTAAAAGTATCTTTTTCGCAATTAGTCAATCATACAGAAACGAATGTTGAAATAGTAGATATTAAAAATCTTAAACCATTGCTTGAAGATGAAGGGAGAGTAAGAATTTATCCAACTTTTTCTTTTGACAGCACTCGTCGCTTTGAAATATATTCTTTGGAATTTCAAACGAATGGATATTTATCAACAGAGCCTCATTTACAAGGTGTGCAAGAGTTTTTAACAGTGTACAGTGGAGAACTGACAGTTACTGTAGGCGAAAAGAGTTTTGTTGTCCATGAAGGGAAAGCAATACGGTTCAAAGCCGATGAACCCCACAGTTATAAAAACACCGGAGGGGCAAATTGTTTGCTTGATATGGTTATTTTCTATCCGGATTAG
- a CDS encoding endo-1,4-beta-xylanase, which yields MKKNSFKSLTVALSVLLTSLMVCSVTVNAATPTGKRLKDVQSRVMVGTEFSSGFTNMDSTFFNTATPEFNIVTAENCMKWSDLEPSQNNFTWTEGDRLVNWAKANNYTVHGHTFVWYNQTPNWVQNLNANAMEAAMNNHIDKVMAHYKGKIPIWDVANECFEDNGTYRNSFWYRVMGKSYIEKAFIRARAADPSVKLIYNDYNLEYTGPKSNAAYEMLKDFKSRGIPVDGIGFQMHLDIQYAIDYNDFAKNMQRFADLGLEIYITEMDVRVSSNTNSAELDKQASYYKNIIEKCMAQPAVKAIQFWGFTDKYSWVPGTFQGRDNALLFDKNYNPKSAYYAVQAALATTPVPKVIYGDLDGNGSVDAIDYSLLKQYLLGAITKFPAENGLTVADVNASGSIDSLDFVIMKQYLTGLITKFPAQE from the coding sequence ATGAAAAAAAACAGTTTCAAATCCTTAACAGTGGCGCTTTCTGTTTTACTGACATCACTGATGGTGTGTTCAGTGACAGTTAATGCAGCTACTCCAACAGGCAAAAGGTTAAAGGATGTTCAAAGCAGAGTAATGGTGGGAACTGAGTTCTCTAGTGGGTTCACTAACATGGATTCCACGTTTTTCAACACTGCTACTCCGGAATTTAATATTGTAACTGCTGAAAATTGTATGAAGTGGAGTGACTTAGAACCTTCACAAAATAATTTTACATGGACAGAAGGGGATAGGCTTGTGAACTGGGCTAAGGCTAACAATTATACAGTTCATGGACATACCTTTGTTTGGTACAATCAAACTCCAAACTGGGTACAGAACCTTAATGCCAACGCAATGGAAGCTGCAATGAACAATCATATTGACAAGGTAATGGCCCACTACAAAGGTAAGATTCCTATTTGGGACGTAGCTAATGAATGCTTTGAGGACAACGGAACCTACAGAAATTCCTTCTGGTATAGAGTTATGGGTAAGAGCTATATCGAGAAAGCATTCATTCGTGCTCGTGCTGCTGATCCTTCTGTTAAGCTAATATACAATGATTACAATCTTGAGTATACAGGTCCTAAGTCGAACGCTGCCTATGAGATGCTCAAAGACTTTAAGAGCCGTGGCATACCTGTAGATGGTATTGGGTTCCAGATGCACCTGGATATACAATATGCAATTGACTATAATGACTTCGCTAAGAATATGCAACGTTTTGCAGATTTAGGCCTTGAAATATATATAACCGAGATGGATGTGCGTGTATCCAGCAATACTAATTCGGCTGAGCTGGATAAACAAGCCAGTTACTATAAGAATATCATTGAAAAATGTATGGCACAGCCTGCTGTTAAGGCTATCCAATTCTGGGGCTTTACTGATAAATATTCTTGGGTACCAGGAACATTCCAGGGCAGAGACAATGCTTTACTCTTTGATAAAAACTACAATCCAAAATCAGCTTATTATGCAGTACAAGCAGCGCTTGCTACAACTCCTGTACCTAAAGTAATATATGGTGATCTTGATGGCAACGGTAGTGTTGATGCTATAGATTATTCACTATTGAAACAGTATTTACTGGGCGCAATAACCAAATTTCCGGCTGAAAATGGTTTAACTGTTGCAGATGTAAATGCCAGCGGCTCAATAGATTCCTTAGATTTTGTTATTATGAAGCAATATCTTACCGGATTGATAACAAAATTCCCCGCACAAGAGTAA
- a CDS encoding PIG-L deacetylase family protein — protein MELKNKGAEFYIPDNKQLDEAIVRTTHMAVSAHQDDIEFMAQDGILECFGKEDKWFYSVVVTNGAGSPRAGLYAEYTDEQMQTVRRLEQKKAAFVGEYGALALLDYNSADVKNPKNTALVNELKELISAAKPKVIYTHNLADKHDTHLGVVAKVIHALRELPADVQPQKLYGCEVWRSLDWMNDEEKAVFDVSAHPNIAASLLGVFDSQICGGKRYDLATTGRRLANATYYASHGTDTASSLMYAMDLTPLIQNPDMDIMDYVFGYIDRFKADVKDRLSNIL, from the coding sequence ATGGAATTAAAAAATAAAGGTGCTGAATTCTACATTCCGGATAACAAGCAGTTAGATGAAGCTATCGTCAGAACTACACATATGGCTGTCTCGGCACATCAGGACGATATTGAATTTATGGCTCAGGATGGTATTCTCGAATGCTTCGGCAAGGAAGATAAATGGTTTTATTCCGTAGTTGTAACAAATGGCGCAGGCAGCCCACGGGCTGGCCTGTACGCCGAATATACCGATGAACAAATGCAAACAGTTCGAAGGCTTGAACAGAAAAAGGCTGCCTTTGTGGGTGAATACGGAGCTTTGGCATTGCTTGACTATAACAGTGCTGATGTGAAAAACCCCAAAAATACAGCTTTGGTCAACGAACTAAAAGAATTAATTTCTGCTGCAAAGCCAAAGGTTATCTATACACACAATCTTGCTGATAAGCATGACACCCATTTAGGTGTAGTTGCAAAGGTCATTCATGCTTTAAGAGAGCTGCCTGCCGACGTTCAGCCCCAAAAGCTGTACGGCTGCGAAGTATGGAGAAGTCTTGACTGGATGAATGATGAGGAAAAAGCGGTTTTCGATGTTTCAGCGCACCCAAATATAGCAGCCTCACTCCTTGGTGTTTTTGATTCACAGATATGTGGCGGAAAGAGATACGATTTAGCTACAACCGGCAGAAGGCTTGCCAATGCTACCTACTACGCCTCACACGGAACAGATACAGCTTCTTCTTTGATGTATGCAATGGATTTGACTCCTTTAATTCAAAATCCAGACATGGATATAATGGATTATGTATTTGGATATATTGACAGATTTAAAGCTGATGTTAAAGACAGACTTTCCAATATACTTTAG
- a CDS encoding Os1348 family NHLP clan protein yields the protein MTEDRLNENEMQQSSGGTEISQLITRAIKDPEFKKQLLNDPDSAMEEYELTEVQKLMVKTLREEDLNKLTVENLEEFFSADSAVYTPSLEGEMETDIAGEDDI from the coding sequence ATGACAGAAGATAGACTTAACGAAAACGAGATGCAACAATCTAGCGGAGGGACTGAAATAAGTCAATTAATTACCAGGGCTATAAAAGATCCGGAATTTAAAAAGCAATTATTAAACGATCCGGATAGTGCAATGGAAGAATATGAATTGACTGAAGTTCAAAAGCTTATGGTAAAAACATTAAGGGAAGAAGATTTAAACAAGCTTACAGTTGAAAATTTAGAGGAATTTTTTTCAGCAGACTCCGCAGTGTACACGCCTAGCCTTGAAGGAGAAATGGAAACTGATATAGCAGGGGAGGATGACATTTAA
- a CDS encoding GntR family transcriptional regulator — protein MYIDKKSPIPAYYQLKNKIIEKINTGEYAENSLIPSERELSDSLGISRMTVRQALTQLVQEGTLYREKGKGTFVSKSKLAQRNITSFSQTVKNKGMLPMTKVLRLEKIKAPDNILKILELDDNDWVYNIKRLRFANNKPVAIEENFIPEKYCPNLDNCNLTESLYTILTEEYSYKIDYLENVIEAGKASVEDKELLKIASGTPVLKISSVVHTDSNLKLLYEDSKYRSDEYKYNVFVYNNKTPQ, from the coding sequence ATGTATATTGATAAAAAAAGCCCTATTCCGGCTTATTATCAACTAAAAAACAAAATTATAGAAAAGATAAACACCGGTGAGTATGCGGAAAATTCTCTGATTCCCTCAGAAAGAGAATTAAGCGACTCCTTAGGCATCAGTCGTATGACTGTTCGTCAGGCATTGACACAATTGGTACAGGAAGGCACACTGTACAGGGAAAAAGGTAAAGGAACCTTTGTTTCAAAATCCAAACTGGCTCAGAGAAATATTACTAGTTTTTCCCAAACAGTAAAGAACAAAGGTATGCTGCCAATGACCAAGGTTCTCCGTCTCGAAAAGATAAAAGCGCCGGATAACATTCTGAAAATATTGGAATTAGACGACAATGACTGGGTATACAATATTAAAAGACTGAGATTTGCCAATAACAAACCTGTGGCAATAGAAGAAAATTTCATACCTGAAAAGTACTGTCCCAACTTGGATAACTGTAATTTGACAGAATCACTGTACACGATATTGACAGAAGAATATTCATATAAAATTGATTACCTTGAAAATGTTATAGAGGCAGGCAAAGCATCTGTTGAAGATAAGGAACTTCTCAAAATTGCCTCCGGTACTCCTGTATTAAAAATCAGCTCTGTTGTTCACACTGATTCCAACCTGAAATTGCTTTATGAAGACTCTAAATATCGTTCTGATGAATATAAATACAATGTCTTTGTTTATAATAATAAAACTCCCCAATAA
- a CDS encoding DUF6365 family protein: protein MIKIVFVVLGEISAGELTIAYEFASRLLPNQFDSYFLIPEKNKSFLEDNGMKYFALSIWEDPERNKKNINKFLNNISPDYFIVSDVYTLEYSQAWTGLNYKSLQEYGVPIIGIDEYEYLSTDYNIDYYGGIVKAVPDLLDHCDYVLRNCPLNTVRPSKPNVKYFSLCRNNLSLNSIEKYKIRQELEIDDDEKVIFIPNSKWEMLNVHRLPALGVFQKSLPVLLSNYLCSVHGKITILHVGPEKWTGIEKSNVKYHNFNYLPPQIFNSYLLASDLFITTNVVSVTLSRAVFGTVPSIVFQNYKRIDFSKLKGRVNQMDDWYQKLAKDIKIAYPFRAGIFGWSNFLKPVLQDNGYVNTYVESPLFKVAETMEKLEQYLYDQESINKLKERQLNYIDNVLSLPGPDKIMSDIINKTRGGDFE, encoded by the coding sequence ATGATCAAAATAGTATTTGTAGTGCTGGGTGAGATTTCGGCGGGTGAACTTACAATAGCTTATGAATTTGCAAGTCGCTTGCTGCCTAATCAATTTGATAGTTATTTTCTTATTCCTGAAAAAAATAAATCCTTTTTAGAAGATAATGGCATGAAGTATTTTGCTCTAAGTATATGGGAGGATCCAGAAAGAAATAAGAAAAATATTAACAAGTTTCTGAATAATATTTCACCGGATTACTTCATCGTTTCTGATGTTTATACACTTGAATACTCACAGGCATGGACAGGACTCAATTACAAAAGTCTGCAAGAATATGGTGTACCAATCATTGGTATAGATGAATACGAATATCTGAGTACTGATTACAATATAGACTATTATGGCGGAATAGTCAAAGCAGTACCTGATTTACTGGACCACTGCGATTATGTCCTTCGAAACTGTCCGCTTAATACTGTACGGCCATCAAAACCTAATGTTAAATATTTTAGCCTATGCCGGAATAATCTAAGTCTAAATTCTATTGAAAAGTACAAGATCAGACAGGAATTAGAGATAGATGATGATGAAAAGGTGATTTTTATTCCTAACTCAAAATGGGAAATGTTAAATGTTCATAGACTTCCCGCATTAGGAGTATTTCAAAAAAGTCTTCCAGTCTTATTGAGTAATTATTTATGCTCGGTACACGGTAAAATCACTATACTTCATGTTGGACCTGAAAAATGGACTGGGATTGAAAAAAGCAATGTAAAATACCACAACTTTAATTACCTACCACCTCAAATATTTAACTCCTACCTATTGGCTTCAGACTTATTCATTACAACAAATGTAGTTTCAGTAACACTGTCAAGGGCAGTTTTTGGAACTGTTCCCAGCATTGTTTTTCAAAACTATAAGCGGATTGATTTTTCCAAATTGAAAGGTAGGGTAAATCAAATGGATGATTGGTATCAAAAACTGGCAAAGGACATCAAAATTGCGTATCCGTTTCGCGCAGGTATCTTTGGGTGGAGTAATTTTTTAAAGCCGGTTCTGCAGGATAACGGGTATGTCAATACATATGTTGAGTCACCATTATTTAAAGTAGCCGAAACAATGGAAAAATTAGAACAATATCTTTATGATCAGGAGTCTATAAATAAACTTAAAGAACGTCAACTAAATTATATAGACAATGTACTTTCTTTACCTGGGCCTGACAAAATTATGTCGGATATTATAAACAAAACCCGTGGAGGTGACTTTGAGTGA